Proteins encoded together in one Catellatospora citrea window:
- a CDS encoding MFS transporter — protein sequence MAPTSPDRQVATGTVLLTLACGQFLMTLDSSVMNVSIATVAADVGTTVTGIQTAITMYTLVMAALMITGGKIGQIVSYKRAFAIGCVIYGAGSLTTALAPNLTVLLLGWSLLEGVGAALILPAIVALVASNFDRTQRPRAYGLVAAFGAIAVAVGPLIGGLLTTYASWRWVFAGEVVVVLGILLLTRRMRDLPPDRATRLDIGGTVLSGLGLVLIVFGILRGGTWGFVNPKPGGPAWLGLSPVFWLVIAGGLVLRWFLSRERARLRREQPVLLDPTLLGNRLLRGGLTSFLFQYLLQAGLFFTVPLYLSVALGLSAIETGLRILPLSVTLLLAAVGVPRFLPNVSPRRVVQVGFAALFAGIVALAAALEVGAGPAIVTGPLLLAGLGVGALASQLGSVTVSAVPDERSAEVGGLQNTVTNLGASIGTALAGAVLISGLTTSFLTGVQANPAIPADVSAQAQVQLVAGIPFLSNEQLATALADAGVAPSTAAAAVAQNEQSRLDGLRAALGLLALIALAALFLTRGIPVRQPGTPDPTPPPPA from the coding sequence ATGGCCCCGACATCACCCGACCGCCAGGTCGCGACCGGGACCGTACTGCTCACCCTGGCGTGCGGCCAGTTCCTGATGACACTCGACAGCTCGGTCATGAACGTGTCGATCGCGACGGTCGCCGCGGACGTGGGCACCACCGTCACCGGCATCCAGACCGCGATCACGATGTACACCCTGGTCATGGCGGCGCTGATGATCACCGGTGGGAAGATCGGCCAGATCGTCAGCTACAAGCGCGCCTTCGCGATCGGCTGCGTGATCTACGGAGCCGGATCGCTGACCACCGCCCTGGCCCCCAACCTCACCGTGCTGCTGCTCGGCTGGTCGCTGCTCGAAGGCGTGGGCGCCGCGCTCATCCTGCCCGCCATCGTGGCGCTGGTCGCGTCCAACTTCGACCGCACCCAACGCCCTCGCGCGTACGGCCTGGTCGCCGCGTTCGGCGCGATCGCCGTCGCGGTCGGACCGCTGATCGGCGGGCTGCTCACCACGTACGCCTCCTGGCGGTGGGTCTTCGCCGGCGAGGTCGTCGTGGTCCTGGGCATCCTGCTGCTGACCCGCCGGATGCGCGACCTGCCACCCGACCGCGCCACCCGGCTGGACATCGGCGGCACCGTCCTGTCCGGCCTGGGCCTGGTGTTGATCGTCTTCGGCATCCTGCGCGGCGGCACCTGGGGCTTCGTCAACCCCAAACCCGGCGGGCCGGCGTGGCTCGGCCTGTCCCCGGTGTTCTGGCTGGTCATCGCGGGCGGGCTCGTGCTGCGCTGGTTCCTGTCCCGCGAACGCGCCCGCCTGCGCCGGGAACAGCCGGTGCTGCTGGACCCCACCCTGCTCGGCAACCGGCTGCTCCGCGGCGGCCTCACCTCGTTCCTGTTCCAGTACCTGCTCCAGGCGGGCCTGTTCTTCACCGTCCCGCTCTACCTGTCGGTGGCCCTCGGCCTGTCCGCGATCGAGACCGGGCTGCGCATCCTTCCGCTGTCGGTGACACTGCTGCTCGCCGCCGTGGGCGTGCCCAGGTTCCTGCCGAACGTGTCCCCCCGGCGCGTGGTGCAGGTCGGTTTCGCGGCCCTGTTCGCCGGCATCGTCGCGCTCGCCGCCGCGCTGGAGGTCGGCGCCGGTCCGGCGATCGTCACCGGGCCGCTGCTGCTGGCCGGGCTCGGCGTCGGCGCACTGGCGTCCCAGCTGGGCAGCGTCACCGTGTCGGCGGTGCCCGACGAGCGCAGCGCCGAGGTCGGCGGCCTGCAGAACACCGTGACCAACCTGGGCGCCTCCATCGGCACCGCGCTGGCCGGCGCGGTGCTCATCTCCGGGCTGACCACGTCGTTCCTGACCGGCGTCCAGGCCAACCCGGCCATCCCCGCCGACGTGTCCGCGCAGGCCCAGGTGCAGCTGGTGGCAGGCATCCCGTTCCTGTCCAACGAGCAGCTGGCCACGGCGCTCGCCGACGCCGGCGTGGCCCCGTCCACCGCGGCCGCGGCCGTGGCGCAGAACGAGCAGTCCCGGCTCGACGGCCTGCGCGCGGCGCTGGGCCTGCTCGCGCTGATCGCGCTGGCCGCACTCTTCCTCACCCGCGGCATTCCGGTCCGCCAACCGGGCACACCCGACCCGACTCCCCCGCCCCCGGCCTGA
- a CDS encoding LysR substrate-binding domain-containing protein, which translates to MRLNTSRLEMLHLLDSLGTVRAVAAALHLSPSAVSAQLAVLEAETRAELLQRVGRRVRLTAAGRTLARHARVILDQVKAAEADLRDLSGQPAGPVRLAAFSSAVRTLVIPLAARLRRTHPRIELEVSELDPQDSRPALRRGDCDVIVTADFSDGSAPLDPDVHTIPLLADAIVLVTAQDQAGPEGPVDLADFAAAAWSVDLPGTYLSRLVSSSCRQAGFEPRVAGRFSSYELLLAHVEAGLSVSLLPELAVDGRYRVAIRALREPLTRQVYAAVRGRSALTAAARIVLDELRDLSAARVHA; encoded by the coding sequence ATGCGGCTGAACACCTCCCGCCTGGAGATGCTCCATCTCCTGGACAGCCTCGGCACGGTGCGGGCCGTCGCCGCGGCGCTGCACCTGAGCCCGTCGGCGGTGTCGGCGCAGCTCGCGGTCCTGGAGGCGGAGACCCGCGCCGAGCTGCTGCAGCGGGTCGGCCGCCGGGTGCGGCTGACGGCGGCCGGGCGCACCCTGGCGCGGCACGCCCGGGTCATCCTCGACCAGGTCAAGGCCGCCGAAGCAGACCTGCGCGACCTGTCCGGTCAGCCGGCGGGGCCGGTGCGCCTGGCCGCGTTCTCCAGCGCCGTCCGGACGCTGGTCATCCCGCTCGCCGCCCGGCTGCGGCGCACGCACCCGCGCATCGAGCTGGAGGTCAGCGAGCTCGACCCGCAGGACAGCCGGCCGGCCCTGCGCCGCGGCGACTGCGACGTCATCGTGACCGCGGACTTCAGCGACGGATCCGCGCCCCTGGACCCCGACGTGCACACCATCCCGCTGCTCGCCGACGCCATCGTGCTGGTGACGGCGCAGGACCAGGCGGGGCCGGAGGGGCCCGTGGACCTGGCCGACTTCGCCGCGGCGGCCTGGTCGGTGGACCTGCCCGGGACGTACCTGTCCCGCCTGGTGTCGAGCAGCTGCCGGCAGGCGGGCTTCGAGCCGCGCGTGGCCGGCCGTTTCAGCAGCTACGAGCTGTTGCTGGCGCACGTCGAAGCAGGGCTGTCCGTGTCGCTGCTGCCCGAGCTGGCGGTGGACGGCAGATACCGGGTGGCGATCCGCGCGCTGCGGGAACCACTGACCCGCCAGGTGTACGCGGCCGTGCGCGGCCGGTCGGCGCTGACCGCGGCCGCCCGCATCGTGCTGGACGAGCTGCGTGACCTGTCGGCGGCCCGCGTCCACGCCTGA
- a CDS encoding aspartate aminotransferase family protein, whose protein sequence is MTLTSEQTTAGQFWSDAERHLVRYGGPFTPEIIERAAGSFVYTADGRPILDFTSGQMSAILGHCHPAIVATVQRQVASLDHLFSGMLSRPVVDLARRLAESLPAPLDKVLLLTTGAESNEAAIRMAKLVTGKHEIVAFARSWHGMTGAAAAATYSAGHQGYGPTAPGNFAIPTPNPYRPDFTTADGAFDWQRQLDHGFAMIDAQSSGSLAACIVEPILSSGGVIEPPPGYFAALAAKCRERGMLLIVDEAQTGLCRTGDWYAFQRDGIVPDILTLSKTLGAGLPLAAVVTSAEIEQRAHERGYLFYTTHVSDPLVAAVGNTVLDVLQSEQLEVRARELGAFLRNGLLQLQQRHEVVGDVRGRGLMQGLELVVDRKTKQGADALGAQVTRRCLELGLHLNVVQLAGMGGTFRIAPPLTATRDELALGLEILDQALGDTTKAA, encoded by the coding sequence ATGACGCTGACGAGCGAACAGACGACCGCCGGGCAGTTCTGGTCCGACGCGGAGCGCCACCTGGTGCGATACGGCGGGCCGTTCACCCCGGAGATCATCGAGCGGGCAGCCGGGAGCTTCGTGTACACCGCCGACGGCCGGCCGATCCTCGACTTCACCTCGGGCCAGATGAGCGCCATCCTCGGCCACTGCCATCCGGCGATCGTGGCCACGGTGCAGCGACAGGTCGCGAGCCTGGACCACCTGTTCAGCGGCATGCTGTCGCGCCCCGTGGTGGACCTGGCGCGCCGGCTCGCCGAGTCGCTGCCCGCGCCGCTGGACAAGGTGCTGCTGCTGACGACCGGGGCCGAGTCGAACGAGGCGGCCATCCGCATGGCCAAACTCGTCACCGGCAAGCACGAGATCGTCGCGTTCGCCCGGTCGTGGCACGGCATGACGGGAGCCGCGGCCGCGGCGACGTACAGCGCGGGCCACCAGGGTTACGGGCCGACGGCGCCCGGAAACTTCGCGATCCCGACGCCGAACCCGTACCGTCCCGACTTCACCACCGCCGACGGGGCATTCGACTGGCAGCGGCAGCTGGACCACGGCTTCGCGATGATCGACGCTCAGTCCTCGGGCAGCCTCGCGGCCTGCATCGTCGAGCCGATCCTCAGCTCCGGCGGCGTCATCGAACCGCCGCCGGGCTACTTCGCCGCGCTGGCCGCCAAGTGCCGCGAGCGCGGCATGCTGCTGATCGTCGACGAGGCGCAGACCGGGCTGTGCCGGACCGGCGACTGGTACGCCTTCCAGCGCGACGGCATCGTGCCCGACATCCTCACCCTGTCCAAGACCCTCGGCGCGGGGCTGCCGCTGGCCGCCGTGGTCACCAGCGCGGAGATCGAGCAGCGGGCCCACGAGCGCGGCTACCTGTTCTACACCACGCACGTGTCGGACCCGCTCGTCGCCGCCGTCGGCAACACCGTGCTCGACGTCCTGCAGTCCGAGCAGCTGGAGGTGCGGGCCCGGGAACTGGGCGCGTTCCTGCGCAACGGCCTGCTGCAGCTCCAGCAGCGGCACGAGGTCGTCGGGGACGTGCGCGGGCGCGGGCTGATGCAGGGCCTGGAACTCGTCGTCGACCGGAAGACCAAGCAGGGCGCGGACGCGCTGGGCGCGCAGGTCACCCGCCGCTGCCTGGAGCTCGGCCTGCACCTGAACGTGGTCCAGCTGGCCGGCATGGGCGGCACGTTCCGCATCGCACCGCCGCTGACCGCGACCCGGGACGAGCTGGCCCTCGGTCTGGAAATCCTCGACCAGGCCCTCGGCGACACCACGAAGGCGGCTTGA
- a CDS encoding MerR family transcriptional regulator produces MTRDHLLAGEFGAAARLSPKALRLYAEQGLLPPAWVDPATGYRYYTPDQLPRARLVARLRRLGLPLARIAVLADLSPQDRALELRGWLHAQRSLLDDRAAVVEAVQGSSADTGLAEAVAVREVPAVKVLGRRHRIDSTALPGFTAAADRDVRAHLRASGLPADGRRYTFFEDLITPDSDGYVEVAVACAGSVEPVGDLHIRLVAAHTAVYLPVPPGYEDLPPILRVYDAIEAWTDARPGVVCTGHPYEICPGTGTRFDVAYPVTVH; encoded by the coding sequence GTGACACGGGATCACCTGCTGGCAGGAGAGTTCGGGGCGGCGGCGCGGCTGTCGCCGAAAGCGCTGCGCCTGTACGCCGAGCAGGGCCTGCTCCCGCCCGCGTGGGTGGACCCGGCCACCGGATACCGCTACTACACCCCGGATCAGCTGCCCCGCGCCCGCCTGGTCGCCCGGCTGCGCCGGCTGGGCCTGCCGCTGGCCCGGATCGCCGTGCTGGCCGACCTGAGCCCGCAGGACCGGGCGCTGGAACTGCGCGGCTGGCTGCACGCCCAGCGCAGCCTGCTCGACGACCGGGCCGCGGTGGTGGAGGCGGTGCAGGGCTCGTCCGCCGACACCGGGCTCGCCGAGGCGGTGGCGGTGCGGGAGGTGCCCGCGGTGAAGGTCCTCGGCCGCCGGCACCGGATCGACTCCACCGCGCTGCCCGGCTTCACCGCCGCGGCCGACCGGGACGTCCGCGCTCACCTGCGGGCCTCGGGCCTGCCGGCCGACGGCCGCCGGTACACGTTCTTCGAGGACCTGATCACTCCGGACAGCGACGGGTACGTGGAGGTGGCGGTCGCCTGCGCCGGCAGCGTCGAACCGGTCGGCGACCTGCACATCCGCCTGGTGGCGGCGCACACCGCGGTGTACCTCCCAGTGCCGCCCGGCTACGAGGACCTGCCCCCGATCCTGCGCGTCTACGACGCGATCGAGGCCTGGACCGACGCCCGCCCCGGCGTCGTCTGCACCGGCCACCCCTACGAGATCTGTCCCGGCACCGGCACGCGGTTCGACGTCGCGTATCCGGTCACCGTCCACTGA